In Miscanthus floridulus cultivar M001 unplaced genomic scaffold, ASM1932011v1 fs_354_1_2, whole genome shotgun sequence, a single genomic region encodes these proteins:
- the LOC136531445 gene encoding protein PYRICULARIA ORYZAE RESISTANCE 21-like: MAEKMSMLIVVVDLDCHKCYHKIRKILCKLQDHERIRTISFDNKSKTIAIAGPFDPQRLACKLRCKGGKVIKDVHIVDTNGGGGKPPPENMPDGPTAPAPAPVGKGKKKKKEKQPPPPPTERPPSPPPPEQAPGPPPETMMPHPSSPVHHPPPPDQGMSAMVPQPHYVEEKPPRAELEPPMSPPPKEMPPMKPMDMAMPVPQYHPPPPCPGRPLEQPVAEYVIPTVEIPSWPAPPVGPCGCPCCAPCHQGYYGSCRCGCCGGVYGTTVRPLPPPCGAYRGCRTFSDDDPAACSIM, from the exons ATGGCAGAGAAG ATGTCCATGCTAATCGTCGTGGTTGACCTTGATTGCCACAAGTGCTACCACAAGATCCGCAAGATTCTCTGCAAGCTCCAAG ACCATGAGAGGATCCGGACGATCTCCTTCGACAACAAGAGCAAGACGATCGCCATCGCGGGGCCGTTCGACCCGCAGCGGCTAGCCTGCAAGCTCCGCTGCAAGGGCGGCAAGGTGATCAAGGACGTCCACATCGTCGACaccaacggcggcggcgggaagCCTCCTCCGGAGAACATGCCAGACGGGCCAACCGCGCCGGCGCCAGCGCCAGTggggaaaggaaagaaaaagaaaaaggagaagcAGCCCCCGCCACCGCCCACCGAGCGGCCTccgtcgcctccgccgccggaGCAGGCACCGGGACCTCCGCCCGAGACGATGATGCCGCATCCATCGTCCCCGGTCCACCACCCGCCTCCGCCTGACCAGGGAATGTCCGCGATGGTGCCCCAGCCGCACTACGTCGAGGAGAAGCCGCCCAGAGCGGAGCTGGAGCCGCCGATGTCGCCCCCACCCAAGGAGATGCCGCCGATGAAGCCGATGGACATGGCCATGCCGGTGCCGCAAtaccacccgccgccgccgtgcccggGGCGGCCGCTGGAGCAGCCGGTGGCGGAGTACGTGATCCCGACGGTGGAGATCCCGTCGTGGCCGGCGCCGCCCGTGGGGCCGTGCGGGTGCCCGTGCTGCGCGCCCTGCCACCAGGGCTACTACGGCAGCTGCAGGTGCGGCTGCTGCGGCGGGGTGTACGGGACAACCGTGAGGCCGTTGCCACCGCCGTGCGGTGCGTACAGGGGCTGCCGGACGTTCAGTGACGACGACCCGGCGGCGTGTAGCATCATGTGA